Proteins found in one Neodiprion lecontei isolate iyNeoLeco1 chromosome 6, iyNeoLeco1.1, whole genome shotgun sequence genomic segment:
- the LOC107223052 gene encoding bumetanide-sensitive sodium-(potassium)-chloride cotransporter isoform X4 produces the protein MLFLRLSWVVAHAGILQSLIIIAISAVVCVITTLSLSAISTNGEVKGGGIYYIISRSLGPEFGASVGIVFAFANAVAASMNTIGFCDSLNDLLKENGLQITGDTTNDVRLVGVIAVLVMILICAVGMEWESKAQNFLIAIIVAAIADFIIGTIIGPSSQEQVAQGFAGFSSEVFMRNWVPDYRYSESKDQTFFSVFAIFFPSVTGIQAGANISGDLRDPAKSIPKGTLLALLISMISYATFVLFAGGAALRDASGEVFNGTIVECTNCTYGLHNSYSVMQLMSVWGPFIYAGCFAATLSTALTNLLSVPRLIQALGIDRIYPGLIFFSKGYGKAGEPYRGYVLTFLVASLFVLIANLNAIAPLISNFYLASYALINFCTFHAALVRPLGWRPTFKYYNTWLSLAGFILCVAIMFLIDYVMSLITFVIIFALYLIVVYRKPDVNWGSSTQAQTYKTALSIVYRLNSTDEHVKNYAPQILALSGQPSTRPPLLHLANLITKNNSLLLCGEIHPTRLSYRIRSTHLRAGYAWLHRHRIKAFYHVVESIGFETGASALMQAAGVGRLAPNVVLMGYKRHWASCERRELQEYFNVLHNAFDNRMAVAILRIADGLDCSVPGHGVSDDQEPQALAQSSYDLAGNALMHADSDLSISTAISRVHSVPSIATQYTPNDNVSLKSVPNNGSVRDQLKNKKKITTDKLLIGNGISTAPEYMTIFQKKHKNGVLDVWWLYDDGGLTILLPYIISTRANWESCKMRIFALANHKQEIAAEEKEMAEIMDKFRIKYTSLKMVDDISVEPQPETQRFFDTLISGFREKDGVNNTDYTVTETELQNLRDKTNRQLRLRELLLENSSESTFVVMSLPMPRKSAVSAALYMAWLETLTRDMPPTLLVRGNHTSVLTFYS, from the exons ATGCTTTTTCTGCGTCTATCCTGGGTTGTAGCGCATGCCGGGATCCTCCAGAGCCTCATCATCATTGCAATATCAGCGGTGGTCTGCGTCATTACAACGCTGAGTCTCAGCGCGATTAGTACGAACGGAGAAGTTAAGGGAG GGGGTATTTATTACATCATATCGAGATCTCTGGGTCCTGAATTCGGGGCATCAGTCGGCATCGTCTTCGCGTTTGCAAATGCTGTGGCAGCCTCTATGAACACGATCGGATTCTGCGACTCGCTGAACGATCTGCTGAAGGAAAATGGCCTTCAGATCACGGGCGATACCACAAACGACGTCAGGCTAGTCGGAGTCATTGCTGTCCTAGTCATGATCTTGATATGTGCTGTTGGCATGGAATGGGAATCCAAG GCACAAAATTTCTTGATCGCTATCATTGTAGCCGCAATAGCCGACTTCATCATCGGAACTATTATCGGCCCGAGTAGTCAGGAACAAGTGGCGCAGGGTTTCGCTGGATTTTCAT CGGAGGTCTTCATGAGAAACTGGGTGCCAGATTACCGGTATTCCGAAAGCAAAGATCAAACATTCTTTTCGGTATTCGCCATTTTCTTCCCCTCCGTGACGGGCATCCAGGCTGGGGCAAATATTTCCGGTGACTTGAGAGACCCGGCGAAGAGCATCCCCAAAGGAACGTTACTGGCTCTGCTCATCTCTATGATCAGCTACGCCACATTCGTACTTTTTGCCGGCGGTGCAGCCCTGAGGGATGCAAGTGGAGAAGTGTTCAATGGAACTATCGTTGAATGCACCAACTGTACTTACGGGCTTCACAACAGTTACTCG GTGATGCAACTAATGTCAGTCTGGGGTCCGTTCATTTATGCCGGGTGCTTCGCAGCCACACTATCCACAGCTCTTACCAATTTGCTCTCCGTTCCTCGACTAATTCAAGCACTGGGAATCGATAGAATATATCCTGGGTTAATATTCTTCAGCAAGGGTTACGGCAAAGCTGGAGAACCGTACAGGGGTTACGTCTTAACCTTTTTGGTCGCATCGCTTTTCGTTCTCATTG cAAATTTGAACGCGATTGCACCACTCATTTCGAACTTCTACCTCGCTTCGTACGCGCTTATTAACTTCTGTACCTTCCACGCTGCTCTCGTGAGGCCGTTGGGATGGAGGCCAACCTTTAAG TACTACAACACCTGGTTATCTTTGGCGGGCTTCATATTGTGCGTGGCCATCATGTTCCTCATTGACTACGTCATGTCACTCATAACCTTCGTTATTATCTTCGCTCTCTACCTTATCGTGGTCTATCGGAAACCGGATGTCAACTGGGGCAGCAGCACTCAAGCTCAAACCTACAAAACCGCATTATCAATAGTTTATAG ACTAAATTCAACCGATGAGCACGTGAAAAATTATGCCCCTCAAATTCTGGCCTTATCAGGACAGCCGAGCACCAGACCACCCTTGCTTCATCTGGCAAATCttattacgaaaaataacTCGCTTCTACTCTGCGGTGAAATACATCCT ACGCGGCTATCTTATAGAATACGATCAACGCATCTCCGAGCTGGATATGCATGGCTTCACCGACACCGCATTAAGGCCTTTTATCACGTCGTGGAAAGCATCGGATTTGAAACCGGTGCTTCAGCCTTGATGCAGGCAGCAGGTGTCGGCCGACTTGCTCCCAACGTTGTCCTCATGGGGTATAAAAGACACTGGGCAAGTTGCGAGAGAAGAGAACTTCAAGAATACTTCAACGTTCTCCA CAACGCTTTTGACAATCGCATGGCTGTAGCAATTTTGCGCATTGCGGACGGATTGGATTGTTCTGTTCCCGGACACGGCGTTAGCGATGATCAAGAACCTCAAGCTTTGGCCCAAAGCAGTTATGACTTGGCCGGAAATGCACTCATGCATGCAGACAGTGATCTTTCGATCAGCACCGCCATTTCTCGTGTGCACAGCGTTCCCAGCATCG CTACGCAGTACACACCGAATGATAATGTGAGTTTAAAATCTGTACCGAATAATGGAAGTGTCCGCGACCAAttgaagaataagaagaaaataacTACTGACAAATTGTTAAT CGGAAACGGAATCTCAACGGCTCCGGAGTACATGACCATTTTTCAGAAGAAACACAAAAACGGTGTGCTTGACGTTTGGTGGCTCTATGATGACGGGG GTCTCACAATCCTTTTACCATACATAATTAGCACGAGAGCTAACTGGGAGAGTTGTAAAATGAGAATTTTCGCCCTCGCAAATCACAAGCAAGAAATAGCTGCTGAAGAGAAAGA aATGGCTGAAATAATGGACAAATTTCGTATCAAGTACACCAGTTTGAAAATGGTGGATGACATCAGTGTCGAACCACAGCCAGAGACTCAGAGATTCTTCGATACGCTTATATCCGGTTTCAGAGAAAAGGATGGAGTCAACAACACCG ATTATACAGTCACGGAAACAGAGCTGCAGAATTTGCGTGATAAAACGAATCGTCAATTACGACTCCGCGAATTGCTGTTAGAGAACTCGAGTGAGTCAACGTTTGTCGTAAT gtCCTTGCCAATGCCAAGAAAAAGCGCGGTATCAGCAGCCCTTTACATGGCATGGCTGGAAACCTTGACTAGAGACATGCCTCCGACCCTTTTAGTGCGAGGGAATCACACGTCTGTGCTGACCTTCTATTCGTAG